From Pseudomonas alcaligenes, a single genomic window includes:
- a CDS encoding c-type cytochrome, producing the protein MKKIIALCAVTVIAGLLAVYGRDGLDLYRLMTFMDTSSAARDADEGPWPRLTQVCVHCHGQQGHSLNQNYPNLAGQPAPYVAAQLKRFASGERASATMAPLAMSFSETEIRFLSEYFARQSAVENVTFTPDTALQAKGEQLVKSGACAACHGEGLMGHDQFPRLAGQGHEYLLAQLNAFAKGERKDPSGAMTAVVSTLSADDRKALAEYLAALAPVAK; encoded by the coding sequence ATGAAGAAAATAATCGCCTTGTGTGCTGTCACCGTGATTGCCGGGTTGCTGGCTGTTTACGGTCGTGATGGTTTGGATCTCTATCGTCTGATGACTTTCATGGACACGAGTTCTGCGGCTAGGGATGCCGATGAGGGGCCGTGGCCCCGCCTGACCCAAGTCTGTGTGCATTGCCATGGTCAGCAAGGACACTCGCTCAATCAGAACTACCCGAACCTGGCAGGGCAACCCGCTCCCTACGTGGCGGCGCAGCTCAAACGTTTCGCCAGTGGCGAGCGTGCTAGTGCAACGATGGCGCCGCTGGCTATGAGCTTTAGCGAGACTGAGATCCGGTTCTTGTCGGAGTACTTCGCCAGGCAATCTGCCGTCGAAAACGTAACCTTCACGCCGGATACCGCGCTCCAGGCGAAGGGCGAACAACTGGTGAAGAGCGGAGCATGCGCAGCTTGTCACGGCGAAGGCCTGATGGGGCACGATCAATTTCCCCGTTTGGCCGGGCAGGGGCACGAGTACCTGCTGGCCCAGCTGAATGCCTTCGCCAAGGGGGAACGCAAGGATCCTTCAGGCGCAATGACGGCCGTTGTCTCGACTTTGTCCGCGGATGATCGCAAGGCACTGGCTGAATATCTTGCAGCCCTAGCTCCTGTGGCGAAGTGA
- a CDS encoding FAD-dependent oxidoreductase: MARKPTSDTQLDSTRRQLLKLAGATVAVGGLGLKVGLAHAASASDAGDILDVAIIGGGLAGLTAARDLRQGGLESFVVLEARDRVGGRTLNFQYEGYVSEVGGQWTGPGQTAVADLARQLEIGTFPSYYEGSSVILGGDGRLEIDFHGGMGTDLPVADKLSVMSREVPSGEPWKSPRAAEWDKLSVGDWLAQQNVKMENQLGWDSTVSISGGVPVQKMGLLHYLSMINSANCDFETLDSMKDAAQGTRLVGGSQILSIKMAEQLGDKVRLQCPVRKISNWNDEIVSLHTDQGVVRARKVIMAIHPALCNQVQFEPALPDARAALQRAWPAHSPGRKAAVVYSRPFWREKGLNGQVMMSEGAVGWAYDNSPPNGEIGIINAFVSNANVPSDPELAKKLVVDVLARALGEEARQPLKYHDHDWKFADPWTITCVSAIPPGFWSKHGEALRPQCGNLFWSGTETADIWAGYMDGAVRSGHHSALQVLNALRRV; this comes from the coding sequence ATGGCCAGGAAACCCACCTCCGACACCCAGCTGGATTCAACACGCAGGCAATTATTGAAACTGGCCGGAGCCACGGTGGCTGTAGGCGGTTTGGGTCTGAAAGTGGGGCTGGCTCATGCCGCGTCCGCCAGTGATGCGGGTGACATCCTGGACGTGGCCATCATTGGCGGCGGTCTGGCCGGGCTGACCGCTGCCCGGGATCTGCGCCAGGGGGGCCTCGAGTCCTTCGTGGTGCTTGAGGCAAGGGATCGAGTTGGCGGGCGCACGCTCAACTTCCAATACGAAGGGTATGTATCTGAAGTTGGCGGCCAATGGACTGGGCCTGGCCAAACCGCAGTGGCGGACTTGGCCAGACAGCTTGAGATCGGCACTTTCCCTTCGTACTACGAAGGAAGCTCAGTCATTCTGGGCGGGGATGGGCGACTCGAGATCGACTTCCACGGTGGCATGGGTACCGACTTGCCGGTAGCTGACAAGTTGAGCGTGATGTCTCGCGAAGTGCCCTCGGGGGAGCCGTGGAAGTCACCACGGGCTGCCGAGTGGGACAAGCTCTCGGTCGGCGATTGGCTGGCCCAGCAAAACGTCAAGATGGAGAACCAGTTGGGCTGGGACTCGACTGTGTCGATCAGTGGCGGTGTTCCCGTACAGAAAATGGGCCTCCTGCATTACTTGTCCATGATCAATTCGGCCAATTGCGATTTTGAAACCCTCGATTCGATGAAGGACGCCGCGCAAGGCACTCGTCTTGTGGGTGGTTCACAGATTCTCAGTATCAAAATGGCCGAGCAGTTGGGCGACAAGGTTCGCTTGCAATGCCCGGTGCGCAAGATCTCCAATTGGAATGACGAGATCGTAAGCCTGCACACGGATCAGGGTGTGGTTCGCGCGCGTAAGGTCATCATGGCCATTCACCCGGCGCTGTGTAACCAGGTGCAGTTCGAGCCGGCTCTGCCGGACGCACGCGCCGCGTTGCAGCGTGCCTGGCCTGCGCATTCTCCAGGTCGCAAGGCGGCCGTGGTGTATTCCCGTCCGTTCTGGCGGGAAAAAGGCCTGAATGGCCAAGTCATGATGTCGGAAGGTGCCGTTGGTTGGGCCTATGACAATTCGCCGCCCAATGGCGAGATCGGCATCATCAATGCCTTCGTTTCCAACGCCAATGTGCCTTCGGATCCTGAATTAGCCAAAAAACTCGTTGTGGATGTCCTGGCCCGAGCCTTGGGGGAGGAAGCCCGCCAGCCTCTGAAATATCACGACCACGATTGGAAGTTTGCCGATCCCTGGACGATTACCTGCGTCTCGGCAATCCCGCCAGGCTTCTGGAGCAAGCATGGTGAGGCTCTGCGTCCACAGTGCGGCAACCTGTTCTGGTCCGGTACCGAAACCGCGGATATCTGGGCTGGTTACATGGACGGCGCCGTGCGCTCAGGCCACCACAGTGCTCTGCAGGTGCTCAATGCCCTGCGCCGGGTGTAG
- a CDS encoding FAD-binding oxidoreductase: MSPRSEVASSDFESLRFRRIGGWVEQPDDLQPQLEGHDSADVIVVGAGFAGLSTALELNARGAKVIVLEQEFGGFGSSGRNAGYLLGSMGIEFELFAKRVGHEHARKFVSFYDEAVCYVERRLLELGIDCDYKSSGIIRAVVHPSQEKWLRRSMALGHELGSVTRFVDQAEMRARGIPPAFLFGSEQRGGTLNPGKYVSGLRRAAIQAGVKLYEKTPLLSYSEGPTITCKTARGSASARVMVLATNAYTPQLGLLRDKVAPIRVSAIETQPLSPKQLASLGWHGREGIITPHLTMESHRLTAHNTMVLTVKKLNYVYGSKTPNVPDNGAYGALVQTLRERHPSLYDLGIQHCWSGYVSVAYDALPVVGATGAQQNILYVSGCSGHGLATHSFMGQLLAERISGVESAFFTALQHKTPSTLPEPFQWCALKATFAAVKQYDDWTNRKARKAATAG, encoded by the coding sequence ATGAGCCCTAGAAGTGAAGTGGCCAGCAGCGATTTCGAATCGTTGCGCTTTCGTCGTATCGGTGGCTGGGTAGAGCAGCCTGACGATCTGCAACCGCAACTGGAAGGTCATGACAGCGCCGATGTCATAGTGGTCGGGGCTGGTTTTGCCGGTCTGTCCACGGCGCTTGAGCTGAACGCGCGCGGTGCGAAAGTCATTGTCCTGGAGCAGGAGTTCGGCGGCTTCGGATCCAGCGGGCGTAACGCCGGCTATCTGCTGGGCAGCATGGGCATCGAGTTCGAGCTCTTCGCCAAGCGTGTTGGTCATGAGCATGCGAGGAAGTTCGTCAGCTTCTACGACGAGGCGGTGTGCTATGTGGAGCGACGGCTGCTCGAGTTGGGCATCGATTGCGACTACAAGTCCTCTGGCATCATCCGAGCTGTCGTGCATCCCTCGCAGGAAAAGTGGCTGCGTCGCAGCATGGCGCTCGGTCATGAGCTGGGTTCAGTAACCCGCTTCGTGGACCAGGCCGAGATGCGTGCCCGTGGAATTCCGCCAGCCTTCCTGTTCGGCAGTGAGCAGCGCGGCGGCACGCTGAATCCGGGCAAATACGTGAGCGGATTGCGCCGGGCAGCGATCCAGGCTGGGGTCAAGCTATACGAAAAAACGCCGCTGCTCTCCTACAGCGAAGGGCCGACCATTACCTGCAAGACCGCTCGCGGTAGCGCAAGCGCACGGGTCATGGTGCTGGCGACCAATGCCTATACGCCTCAGTTGGGCTTGCTGCGTGACAAGGTTGCGCCGATACGGGTTTCGGCGATTGAAACCCAGCCGCTGTCCCCGAAGCAGTTGGCATCGCTCGGCTGGCACGGCCGGGAAGGGATCATCACGCCGCACCTGACCATGGAAAGCCACCGTCTGACGGCGCACAACACCATGGTGTTGACGGTCAAGAAGTTGAATTACGTCTACGGCTCGAAGACCCCCAACGTGCCGGATAACGGCGCCTATGGCGCATTGGTGCAGACCCTGCGTGAGCGCCATCCCTCTCTGTACGACCTCGGCATCCAGCACTGCTGGAGCGGATACGTCAGCGTGGCATATGACGCGCTGCCGGTGGTTGGCGCAACCGGGGCGCAGCAAAACATCCTCTATGTGTCCGGTTGCTCGGGACATGGTCTCGCCACCCATTCGTTCATGGGGCAGCTGCTTGCCGAGCGAATCAGCGGCGTTGAGAGCGCATTCTTCACGGCGCTGCAGCACAAGACGCCTTCCACGTTGCCCGAGCCATTCCAGTGGTGTGCCCTCAAGGCCACTTTCGCGGCGGTCAAGCAGTATGACGACTGGACGAACCGTAAAGCTCGTAAAGCTGCCACGGCGGGCTAA
- a CDS encoding aminotransferase class IV: MEIIQAEQIMHNDPAHTRLDHDPKYAHGSAFINGVYCSIDEAAIPITDTGFIHADAAYDVVSASKGFIFRLEDHLERFEKACGKFFLSNPYSKEQTAEVLTNLVKLAGTREAYIWWCVTRGQTPANRGDLSAYQNCFYAFVVPYAYIANDEVRSRGIDLMVSQKYIRIPPNAVDPTAKNFHWMDLKLSLVEAMQNGCDWSVLCDAQGYLTEAPGANIFFIKDGTLFTPDSGCLEGITRRTALELAEEIGIPTRVERVHVDQLREADAAFLTSTAGGIMPINSVDGKLLGGVAGPGEQVVLIHNLYWRKRWAGWLGTPVNYREPASI, encoded by the coding sequence GTGGAAATTATTCAAGCTGAACAGATTATGCATAACGACCCGGCCCATACCCGGCTGGATCACGATCCCAAGTACGCTCACGGATCGGCTTTTATCAATGGCGTCTACTGCAGCATTGACGAAGCGGCGATTCCGATTACCGATACGGGCTTTATCCATGCCGATGCTGCCTATGATGTTGTCAGTGCCAGCAAGGGTTTCATTTTCCGGCTTGAGGATCACCTCGAGCGGTTTGAAAAGGCCTGTGGAAAGTTCTTTCTGAGCAACCCCTACAGCAAGGAGCAGACCGCGGAAGTTCTGACCAACCTGGTCAAGCTGGCCGGCACCAGAGAGGCCTATATCTGGTGGTGTGTGACACGCGGTCAGACGCCAGCGAATCGTGGCGACCTCAGTGCCTACCAGAACTGCTTCTACGCTTTCGTCGTCCCCTATGCCTACATCGCGAATGATGAGGTGCGCTCGCGCGGCATCGACCTGATGGTCAGCCAGAAGTACATCCGTATACCCCCGAATGCAGTGGATCCAACAGCCAAGAACTTCCACTGGATGGACTTGAAGCTGTCCCTGGTTGAGGCGATGCAGAATGGCTGTGACTGGTCTGTGTTGTGCGATGCGCAGGGTTATCTGACCGAGGCTCCCGGCGCCAATATCTTCTTCATCAAGGACGGTACGCTGTTTACTCCGGACAGTGGCTGCCTGGAGGGGATCACCCGTAGAACCGCCCTGGAACTTGCCGAAGAGATCGGCATCCCGACACGTGTCGAGCGGGTGCATGTCGATCAGTTGCGCGAGGCCGATGCAGCCTTCCTGACCTCAACCGCCGGCGGCATCATGCCGATCAACAGCGTTGACGGAAAACTGCTGGGAGGCGTGGCCGGCCCTGGCGAGCAGGTTGTCCTGATCCACAACCTGTATTGGCGAAAACGCTGGGCTGGCTGGTTGGGTACCCCAGTCAACTATCGCGAGCCTGCGAGTATCTAG
- a CDS encoding phytanoyl-CoA dioxygenase family protein: MNTKHLTTLDSSEPVERVVEVIQRDGGVIISNFLSSQALEALRVELDGYLNETPYGEDAYFAGTKTRRVARLIGRSDLAVEVALNPLFVESAKQILQTPTHVWSGSQRVEVAPNIQLSFTQAIQICPGQGLQPLHRDDATSLWRHPQYGREARLQIMLAVTDFTEENGATRVIPGSHTWDDERMPTQEETVPAEMTAGSALLWLGSVYHGGGANKSDRPRTGVSMSYDLAILRSEENHLVSIPIDRVRELPEEMQRLLGWGASQTFLGWVEIGGQMREPRDLLDMPSFTEVGKGF; encoded by the coding sequence ATGAACACGAAACACCTGACGACACTCGACAGCAGCGAGCCAGTCGAGCGAGTGGTTGAGGTCATCCAGCGCGATGGCGGGGTGATCATCTCCAACTTTCTTTCAAGCCAGGCGCTAGAAGCTCTGAGAGTGGAGCTCGATGGCTATCTGAACGAAACGCCTTATGGTGAGGATGCCTACTTCGCAGGTACCAAAACTCGACGTGTCGCCCGCCTGATCGGGCGCAGTGACCTGGCGGTGGAAGTCGCGCTGAATCCCCTGTTTGTCGAGTCGGCAAAGCAGATCTTGCAAACCCCGACCCATGTCTGGAGCGGGAGTCAGCGTGTCGAGGTGGCGCCGAATATTCAGCTCAGCTTTACCCAGGCTATCCAGATTTGCCCGGGGCAGGGCTTGCAGCCCCTGCATCGCGACGATGCCACATCGCTCTGGCGCCATCCGCAGTACGGTCGCGAAGCGCGGCTGCAAATCATGTTGGCCGTTACCGACTTCACCGAGGAAAACGGGGCCACCCGTGTCATTCCTGGCAGTCACACATGGGACGACGAACGTATGCCCACTCAGGAGGAAACCGTCCCGGCAGAAATGACCGCCGGCTCGGCGCTGCTGTGGCTGGGCTCGGTTTATCACGGTGGCGGCGCCAACAAGTCGGATCGTCCGCGCACGGGGGTCTCCATGTCGTACGACCTGGCAATCCTGCGCTCGGAAGAGAATCACCTTGTCTCCATCCCGATTGATCGAGTCCGCGAGCTGCCCGAGGAAATGCAGCGTTTACTCGGCTGGGGTGCCAGCCAGACGTTTCTGGGCTGGGTGGAAATCGGTGGTCAGATGCGCGAGCCGCGCGACCTGCTGGATATGCCCTCATTCACGGAGGTCGGGAAAGGCTTCTAA
- a CDS encoding TetR/AcrR family transcriptional regulator, with amino-acid sequence MARMGAELRRQDFIEATVKVIAEHGVANATTRRIAAAANSPLASLHYVFHTKDELFYAVYESMFSVPQQALELEPSGATAAENAADMLRQMVKWFTAHPELATAQSELFFWTLRNKPEMASKIYSMAGEVTERAIERVTDSQLDRATLIRVSRLILNLVDGLLLGWSGHGDLKRLETETETACQAVKLLVASN; translated from the coding sequence ATGGCCAGAATGGGCGCGGAACTGCGCAGACAGGACTTCATCGAAGCCACAGTCAAAGTGATTGCGGAGCATGGGGTAGCCAATGCCACTACGCGGCGGATCGCTGCAGCTGCGAACTCACCGCTGGCCTCACTGCACTACGTATTCCACACCAAGGACGAACTCTTCTACGCCGTCTATGAGTCGATGTTCAGCGTGCCCCAACAAGCACTGGAGCTTGAGCCGAGCGGCGCCACTGCCGCGGAAAACGCAGCGGATATGCTGCGTCAGATGGTCAAATGGTTCACCGCGCACCCCGAGCTGGCCACAGCACAGTCCGAGCTGTTCTTCTGGACCCTGCGCAACAAGCCGGAAATGGCCAGCAAGATCTACTCCATGGCCGGCGAGGTAACAGAGCGGGCAATCGAGCGCGTCACTGACTCACAACTGGACAGGGCCACACTGATCAGGGTTAGTCGCCTGATTCTCAACCTGGTCGATGGTCTGCTGCTTGGCTGGTCCGGTCATGGCGACCTGAAACGCTTAGAGACAGAGACGGAAACGGCCTGCCAAGCAGTGAAACTTCTGGTGGCCAGCAACTGA
- a CDS encoding LuxR C-terminal-related transcriptional regulator, with translation MLSLISAPVGYGKSNLLAQYAFSLNDAALPWAWYRLDESDNQPLNLLVQLCHALELPLPCATPSRAEEASLWTSIVNHLESREERFTLILDDLHLLRARAACHYLEELLHYPPQHLHLLASCEGEPAVSLSHLNRNQRLQILDVRDLALDSGEIRELASARGQSLNSDLVYLLRADSEGWISGILLGLGSYAGARLTDFNPTDAPQFLAQHAFEQVARFFREELLQRLPPPLLNFLTRLSVVSAFDTDLATYIGGQDNAAQLIRQLQRQDLFIQQRKGERLVFRLHPLLRRTLYQSFQQHPHLLNQLHLQAADWLLTQRCYAEAVYQLGRARDFNRLLATLEQHCFDLLREGEVNRIVDFLAKVPGENAPEHFTLAVTEASTVIVTNDISHASACLQRLQRLIRRHEVPERRPERVHQTLAFLRSRLAALGGNFNHGLRLVDRAIEQYPTPSAATAVLLFNRALCLFSLGHAHQARSAANQALAELETLGFSGYTNMLQLLLGQIQLAQGEVEKAGARFLGVDLPPGTSGSFYDLFQQLGQGIVQLEQNHLEQAALSLSQAEAIALAFPHSAGLPWVIHYQAYRLLAQGKPALARSRWDEARRLARQFKLFALYRQIGAYRARLAGCEHDQDFILAWLKEWHGCRRLYGVELMPEEWMAYAWIQRHLGQHASARQIADNLHELAEAEHLQRLRLDLFLLDATLHRDSGHQDKALGSLEQALQLAARHGYGQLMQLEGRQLDELFRQLLNPQTRRQLGLEQPLPPPEHLVRLLPGLRRSADVAQQLLAEPLTRREQDVLRRMARGQGNQQIADNLYISLSTVKTHINNLFRKLDAGDRDSALQAARALKLVD, from the coding sequence ATGCTCAGCCTGATCAGCGCACCGGTCGGCTACGGCAAGAGCAACCTGCTGGCCCAATACGCGTTCAGCCTGAATGATGCAGCCTTGCCCTGGGCCTGGTATCGCCTGGATGAGAGCGACAATCAGCCACTCAATCTGCTGGTGCAGTTGTGCCATGCGCTCGAACTGCCGTTGCCGTGCGCAACACCGAGCAGGGCCGAGGAAGCGAGCCTCTGGACAAGCATCGTCAACCACCTGGAGAGCCGCGAAGAGCGCTTCACCCTGATCCTCGATGACCTGCATCTGCTGCGCGCACGCGCGGCCTGCCACTACCTCGAGGAGCTACTTCACTACCCGCCGCAGCACCTTCACCTGCTGGCCTCGTGCGAAGGCGAACCCGCCGTTTCCCTCAGCCACCTGAACCGCAATCAGCGCCTGCAGATACTGGATGTACGCGACCTCGCCCTGGACAGCGGCGAAATCCGCGAACTGGCAAGCGCACGAGGGCAAAGCCTGAACAGCGACCTGGTGTATCTGCTGCGAGCCGACAGCGAAGGCTGGATCAGCGGAATTCTGCTGGGCCTTGGCAGCTATGCGGGCGCGCGCCTGACAGACTTCAACCCGACCGACGCACCGCAGTTCCTGGCACAGCACGCCTTCGAGCAGGTTGCCCGCTTCTTTCGCGAAGAGCTCCTGCAACGACTGCCGCCACCCTTGCTGAATTTCCTCACGCGCCTGTCGGTCGTCAGTGCATTCGATACCGACCTGGCCACCTACATTGGCGGACAGGACAACGCCGCCCAACTGATCCGGCAGCTGCAGCGCCAGGATCTGTTCATCCAGCAGCGCAAGGGCGAGCGCCTGGTGTTCCGTCTACACCCGTTGTTGCGCCGCACTCTTTACCAGTCATTCCAGCAGCATCCGCACCTGCTCAATCAGTTGCACCTGCAAGCCGCCGACTGGCTGCTCACCCAGCGCTGTTATGCCGAAGCCGTTTATCAACTAGGTCGTGCTCGAGACTTCAACCGCCTGCTCGCCACCCTGGAACAACACTGTTTCGACCTGCTGCGCGAGGGAGAAGTGAACCGTATCGTCGACTTCCTCGCCAAAGTGCCAGGGGAGAATGCCCCCGAGCATTTCACCCTGGCCGTTACCGAGGCGAGCACAGTGATAGTCACCAACGACATCAGCCATGCAAGCGCCTGCCTGCAACGACTGCAACGGCTGATACGTCGCCACGAAGTCCCCGAGCGGCGCCCGGAGCGCGTTCACCAGACCCTCGCCTTCCTGCGCAGCCGACTGGCCGCGCTGGGTGGCAATTTCAACCATGGCCTGCGCCTGGTTGATCGCGCCATCGAGCAATACCCCACCCCCAGTGCAGCCACCGCCGTGCTGCTGTTCAACCGGGCCCTCTGCCTGTTCTCCCTAGGGCACGCCCATCAGGCACGCTCTGCAGCGAACCAGGCCCTTGCTGAGCTGGAAACCCTGGGTTTCAGCGGCTACACCAACATGCTGCAACTGCTGCTAGGCCAGATCCAGCTGGCTCAGGGGGAAGTGGAGAAGGCCGGTGCGCGCTTCCTCGGCGTGGATCTGCCGCCCGGCACATCCGGCTCGTTCTATGACCTGTTCCAGCAACTGGGCCAGGGCATCGTCCAGCTGGAACAGAACCACCTGGAGCAAGCCGCACTGAGCCTGAGCCAGGCCGAAGCCATTGCGCTGGCCTTCCCGCACAGCGCCGGCCTGCCCTGGGTCATTCACTATCAGGCCTACCGGCTGTTGGCCCAGGGCAAACCAGCGCTGGCTCGATCGCGCTGGGACGAAGCCCGCCGGCTTGCCCGGCAGTTCAAGCTGTTCGCCCTGTACCGGCAGATAGGCGCTTACCGGGCCAGGCTGGCCGGCTGCGAACACGACCAGGACTTCATCCTCGCTTGGCTCAAGGAGTGGCACGGCTGCCGCCGCCTCTACGGCGTCGAGTTGATGCCCGAGGAGTGGATGGCCTACGCCTGGATCCAGCGCCATCTCGGCCAGCATGCCAGCGCGCGGCAGATCGCCGACAACCTGCACGAACTGGCCGAGGCCGAACACCTCCAGCGCCTGCGCCTCGACCTGTTCCTGCTCGACGCCACGCTGCACCGCGACAGCGGCCACCAGGACAAAGCACTAGGGAGTCTGGAGCAGGCCCTGCAACTGGCGGCACGCCACGGCTACGGACAACTGATGCAACTCGAAGGCCGCCAACTCGATGAACTGTTCCGTCAGTTGCTCAACCCTCAGACCCGTCGCCAGCTCGGCCTGGAGCAGCCGCTGCCACCGCCCGAGCACCTGGTACGACTGCTGCCCGGCCTGCGCCGTAGCGCCGACGTTGCCCAGCAGCTGCTAGCCGAACCGCTCACCCGCCGCGAGCAGGACGTACTGCGGCGCATGGCCCGTGGCCAAGGCAACCAACAGATCGCCGACAACCTGTACATCAGCCTGAGCACAGTGAAAACCCACATCAACAACCTGTTCCGCAAGCTCGATGCCGGCGACCGCGACAGTGCATTACAGGCCGCCCGAGCCCTGAAGCTGGTGGACTGA
- a CDS encoding acyl-CoA dehydrogenase: MTDKLLNERELSFQLYEMLDTEALLQRPRYAEHDRAVFDATLDTARSIAAEYLAPHNHKGDANEPTFDGEKVTLIPETKAAWDALAAAGFHAAHHDAEDGGLQLPEVVLRACMAYFNAANIASAGYSFLTIGAANLVRSFASDALRQRFLAPMLDGRYSGTMALTEPGQGSALGDIRTTARPAGDGSYRVFGQKMFISGGDHELTDNIVHMVLARIDGAPAGVKGISLFLVPKFLVDQAGNLGPRNDVALAGLLHKMGYRNTTSTVLSFGEKDGAVGYLVGEANKGLSYMFQMMNEARIGVALGASALAYQSYIHALDYARERPQGRLPGSKDPLAPQVRIVEHADVRRMLLQQKVYAEGSLALCLYASSLFEDAHTAPEQSAREDAAELLDLLIPMVKSYPSKYGVIASDLGIQVLGGSGYIREYPLEQYYRDNRLNPIHEGTEGIHGLDLLGRKLSYHDGKGYRLFLTEARVSLDQAYVDRICAPLATSLGDALGILERVTPELLAQVTADANLGLSNATAYLDLFGRVVVGWIWLRQALVASRALSAGATGSEADFYQGKLHAARYFMDWELATVESQARLLGAGNRLCHDMQNAWF; the protein is encoded by the coding sequence ATGACCGACAAGTTGCTCAACGAGCGCGAACTGAGCTTCCAGCTCTACGAAATGCTCGACACCGAAGCGCTGCTGCAACGCCCGCGCTATGCCGAGCACGACCGCGCCGTGTTCGACGCCACCCTGGACACCGCGCGCAGCATCGCCGCCGAATACCTCGCCCCGCATAACCATAAGGGCGACGCCAACGAGCCGACCTTCGACGGCGAAAAAGTCACCCTGATTCCCGAAACCAAGGCTGCCTGGGACGCTCTCGCCGCAGCCGGATTCCATGCCGCCCACCACGATGCCGAGGATGGCGGCCTGCAGCTGCCGGAAGTGGTACTGCGCGCCTGCATGGCTTATTTCAATGCCGCCAACATCGCCAGCGCCGGCTACTCCTTCCTGACCATCGGCGCAGCCAACCTGGTCAGAAGCTTCGCCAGCGACGCGCTGCGCCAGCGCTTCCTGGCGCCGATGCTCGATGGCCGCTACAGCGGCACCATGGCCCTCACCGAACCGGGCCAAGGCTCGGCGCTCGGCGATATCCGCACCACCGCGCGACCAGCCGGCGACGGCAGCTATCGGGTGTTCGGCCAGAAGATGTTCATCTCCGGTGGCGACCACGAGCTGACCGACAACATCGTGCACATGGTGCTAGCTCGTATTGATGGAGCGCCAGCCGGGGTCAAGGGTATCTCGCTGTTCCTGGTACCGAAATTCCTGGTCGACCAGGCCGGCAACCTGGGCCCGCGCAACGACGTGGCGCTGGCCGGCCTGCTGCACAAGATGGGCTACCGCAACACCACCTCCACCGTGCTCAGCTTCGGTGAAAAGGACGGTGCTGTCGGCTATCTGGTGGGCGAAGCCAACAAGGGCCTGTCCTACATGTTCCAGATGATGAACGAGGCACGCATCGGCGTGGCCCTGGGCGCATCGGCGCTGGCCTACCAGAGCTACATTCACGCCCTCGACTACGCCCGCGAGCGACCACAGGGCCGCTTGCCAGGCAGCAAGGATCCGCTGGCGCCCCAGGTGCGCATCGTCGAGCATGCCGACGTGCGCCGCATGCTGTTGCAGCAGAAGGTCTATGCCGAGGGCAGCCTGGCGCTGTGCCTGTACGCCAGCAGCCTGTTCGAGGACGCCCACACCGCGCCCGAGCAGAGCGCGCGCGAGGACGCCGCCGAGCTGCTCGACCTGCTGATTCCCATGGTCAAGTCCTACCCGTCGAAGTACGGCGTGATCGCCTCCGACCTCGGCATTCAGGTGCTCGGCGGCTCCGGCTATATCCGCGAGTACCCGCTGGAACAGTACTACCGCGACAACCGCCTGAACCCGATCCACGAAGGCACCGAAGGCATCCATGGCCTCGACCTGCTCGGCCGCAAGCTCAGCTACCACGACGGCAAGGGTTATCGGTTGTTCCTCACCGAGGCCCGCGTCAGTCTCGACCAGGCCTATGTCGATCGCATCTGTGCGCCACTGGCCACTTCCCTGGGCGACGCGCTGGGCATCCTCGAACGCGTCACGCCCGAGCTGCTGGCGCAGGTTACTGCCGACGCCAACCTCGGCCTCTCCAACGCCACCGCCTATCTCGATCTGTTCGGCCGTGTCGTGGTCGGCTGGATCTGGCTGCGCCAGGCGCTGGTCGCCAGCCGCGCCCTGAGCGCCGGCGCCACCGGCAGCGAGGCCGACTTCTACCAGGGCAAGTTGCACGCCGCGCGCTACTTCATGGATTGGGAACTGGCCACAGTGGAAAGCCAAGCGCGCCTGCTCGGCGCCGGCAACCGGCTGTGCCACGACATGCAGAACGCCTGGTTCTGA